One segment of Fuscovulum ytuae DNA contains the following:
- a CDS encoding DUF559 domain-containing protein, whose protein sequence is MTGSDDRLALTRLFLKPGSTSSRRSFPAERQQPDLNRGTLHVFLGSPPLSSFSVFPPLGWGRVREGVFRIPAYRSNSQRLHARAQRADLTAPERALWAALRNHRFHGLSIRRKAPIGPWIADFVIPAHRIAICIQPETAGIGQDHPPPGALKRLGYTILRPAASDLTGAALPLFLRHLSQRVTE, encoded by the coding sequence ATGACGGGGTCGGATGACCGTCTTGCGCTGACACGGCTTTTCCTCAAGCCAGGGTCCACCTCGTCACGACGTTCGTTTCCGGCGGAGCGGCAACAGCCGGATCTCAATCGCGGGACGCTTCACGTTTTCTTAGGAAGCCCACCGCTAAGCTCTTTTTCTGTTTTCCCTCCCCTAGGATGGGGGAGGGTTAGGGAGGGGGTTTTCAGAATACCGGCCTATCGCTCGAACTCTCAGCGCCTTCATGCCCGCGCGCAGCGCGCCGACCTCACGGCACCCGAGCGCGCGCTTTGGGCCGCCTTGCGCAACCACCGTTTCCATGGCCTGTCCATCCGCCGCAAGGCCCCAATCGGGCCTTGGATCGCCGATTTCGTCATCCCCGCCCATCGCATCGCCATCTGCATCCAGCCCGAAACAGCCGGAATAGGGCAGGACCACCCGCCACCCGGCGCCCTTAAACGTCTCGGCTACACCATCCTGCGACCCGCTGCCTCCGACCTCACCGGCGCAGCCTTGCCCCTCTTCCTCCGCCACCTCTCCCAAAGGGTCACCGAATGA
- a CDS encoding alpha-D-ribose 1-methylphosphonate 5-phosphate C-P-lyase PhnJ, which yields MTDRAYNFAYLDEQTKRMIRRAILKGVAVPGYQVPFASREMPMPYGWGTGGVQVTAACLTPEDCLKVIDQGADDTTNAVSIRKFFQRTAGIATTESTVEATVIQTRHRIPEHPLTEDQILVYQVPIPEPLRFLEPRETETRKMHELEEYGLMHVKLYEDIARHGHIATAYAYPVKVEGRYVMDPSPIPKFDNPKLSDSPALQLFGAGREQRIYALPPYTHVVSLDFEDHPFEASKAPHDCDLCGASDSYLDEVITDDRGSRMYVCSDTDHCRSRRAAGHAGRLGSPLATEAAE from the coding sequence ATGACCGACCGCGCCTATAACTTCGCCTATCTCGACGAACAGACCAAACGCATGATCCGCCGCGCCATCCTGAAAGGTGTCGCCGTGCCCGGCTATCAGGTCCCCTTTGCCAGCCGCGAGATGCCCATGCCCTATGGCTGGGGCACCGGTGGCGTTCAGGTCACCGCCGCCTGCCTGACGCCCGAAGACTGCCTAAAGGTCATCGACCAAGGCGCCGATGACACGACCAATGCCGTCTCCATCCGCAAATTCTTCCAGCGCACCGCAGGCATCGCCACGACCGAGTCCACGGTCGAGGCGACCGTCATCCAGACCCGTCACCGCATTCCCGAACACCCGCTCACCGAGGACCAGATCCTCGTCTATCAGGTGCCGATCCCCGAACCCCTCCGTTTCCTTGAACCGCGTGAGACGGAGACGCGCAAAATGCACGAGCTTGAAGAATACGGCCTCATGCATGTCAAACTCTACGAAGACATCGCCCGCCACGGCCATATCGCCACGGCCTATGCCTATCCGGTCAAGGTCGAGGGGCGCTATGTGATGGACCCGTCGCCCATCCCGAAATTCGACAACCCGAAACTTTCCGATAGCCCCGCCCTGCAACTTTTCGGCGCGGGACGGGAACAGCGCATCTATGCGTTGCCCCCCTATACCCATGTCGTCAGCCTCGATTTCGAAGACCACCCTTTCGAAGCCTCAAAAGCCCCGCATGACTGCGATCTTTGCGGTGCTTCAGACAGCTATCTTGACGAGGTCATCACAGATGACCGGGGCAGCCGCATGTATGTCTGCTCAGACACCGACCATTGCCGCAGCCGCCGCGCGGCGGGCCATGCGGGCCGACTTGGCTCCCCCCTTGCGACCGAGGCCGCCGAATGA
- the phnK gene encoding phosphonate C-P lyase system protein PhnK yields MSPLLTVRNLTKRYGPRIGCADISFTLWPGEVLGIVGESGSGKSTLLSCLAGHLRPDQGEVIFATDQGPRDVLQMAEADRRRLARSDWAFVHQNPRDGLRMGVTAGGNVGERLMAVGARNYGDIRARATDWLGRVEIAAERIDDRPTAFSGGMQQRLQIARNLVTGPRLVFMDEPTGGLDVSVQARLLDLLRGLVREMGLSAIIVTHDLAVVRLLADRLMVMKSGRVVEQGLTDQVLDDPQHAYTQLLVSSVLQV; encoded by the coding sequence ATCAGCCCCCTCCTCACCGTCCGCAATCTGACCAAACGCTACGGCCCCCGCATCGGCTGCGCCGACATTTCCTTCACCCTCTGGCCGGGTGAGGTGCTGGGCATCGTCGGCGAAAGCGGATCGGGCAAGTCCACCCTCCTCTCCTGCCTTGCAGGCCATCTGCGCCCCGATCAGGGCGAGGTGATCTTCGCCACAGACCAAGGCCCCCGCGACGTCCTGCAAATGGCCGAGGCCGACCGCCGCCGCCTTGCGCGCAGCGACTGGGCCTTCGTCCACCAGAACCCCCGTGACGGTCTACGCATGGGCGTGACTGCCGGCGGCAATGTGGGTGAACGGCTGATGGCCGTGGGTGCCCGCAATTACGGCGACATCCGCGCCCGTGCGACCGATTGGCTGGGCCGGGTCGAAATTGCCGCCGAACGCATCGACGACCGCCCCACAGCCTTTTCGGGCGGAATGCAGCAGCGACTGCAAATTGCGCGCAATCTTGTCACCGGGCCGCGCCTCGTCTTCATGGATGAACCGACCGGGGGCTTGGATGTCAGCGTGCAGGCAAGGCTGCTTGACCTGCTGCGCGGTCTGGTGCGCGAAATGGGGCTTTCCGCCATCATCGTGACCCATGACCTTGCCGTGGTGCGCCTTCTGGCGGACCGGTTGATGGTCATGAAATCGGGGCGCGTGGTGGAACAGGGCCTGACCGATCAGGTGCTTGACGACCCGCAACACGCCTATACCCAGCTTCTCGTTTCCTCTGTTCTGCAGGTCTGA
- the phnL gene encoding phosphonate C-P lyase system protein PhnL, whose amino-acid sequence MIRVSQLSKNFTLHNQGGAVLPVMRGADLTVNPGECVGLIGASGAGKSTLMRMIWGNYLAASGSILVGDLDVVQAEPRQIIALRRATLGYVSQFLRVVPRVPTLDVVAEPLLVLGTPLAEARARAADLLARLNIPERLWSLSPTTFSGGEQQRVNIARGFAHPYPALLLDEPTASLDAANRAVVLSLIQEAKARGAAILGIFHDEGARAQVCDRFVDVGSFTPKANGAAA is encoded by the coding sequence ATGATCCGTGTCTCGCAACTGTCCAAGAACTTCACCCTTCACAATCAGGGCGGTGCGGTCCTGCCCGTCATGCGCGGGGCCGACCTTACCGTGAACCCCGGTGAATGCGTCGGCCTCATCGGCGCATCAGGGGCAGGCAAATCCACACTGATGCGGATGATCTGGGGCAATTACCTTGCCGCATCGGGCAGCATCCTGGTGGGCGATCTGGACGTGGTTCAGGCCGAACCGCGCCAGATCATTGCGCTGCGCCGCGCCACATTGGGCTATGTCAGCCAGTTCCTTCGCGTCGTCCCGCGCGTGCCCACGCTGGATGTGGTGGCCGAACCCCTGCTCGTCCTTGGGACCCCCTTGGCCGAGGCCCGCGCCCGCGCCGCAGACCTTCTGGCCCGCCTCAATATCCCCGAACGGCTCTGGTCCCTCTCACCCACCACCTTTTCGGGCGGTGAACAGCAGCGCGTCAACATCGCCCGCGGCTTCGCCCATCCCTACCCTGCCCTCCTCCTTGACGAACCCACCGCCAGCCTTGATGCCGCCAACCGCGCCGTCGTTCTTTCGCTGATCCAAGAGGCAAAGGCCCGTGGTGCCGCCATTCTTGGTATCTTCCACGACGAAGGCGCACGGGCGCAGGTCTGCGACCGCTTCGTTGATGTGGGCAGCTTCACGCCCAAGGCCAACGGGGCCGCCGCATGA
- the phnN gene encoding phosphonate metabolism protein/1,5-bisphosphokinase (PRPP-forming) PhnN, producing the protein MTKGRLFAVVGPSGAGKDTLIAAARAARPDLVIVRRVITRPSELGGEDFDGVTEADFATRKANGDFALDWRAHGLRYGLPAAQINQRNTGCDVLFNGSRAALEPAAHLFPDLIVIRVTAPSSVLMDRLLARGRESRDDIAARLQRPSFDLPANLHVIDVLNDGPVEQGAARFLAALQPVKA; encoded by the coding sequence ATGACCAAAGGTCGCCTCTTCGCCGTCGTCGGCCCCTCGGGCGCGGGCAAGGACACGCTGATTGCCGCCGCCCGTGCTGCACGGCCCGATCTCGTGATCGTTCGCCGTGTTATCACACGCCCCTCCGAATTGGGCGGCGAAGATTTCGATGGCGTGACCGAGGCTGACTTCGCCACCCGCAAGGCAAACGGCGATTTCGCGCTAGACTGGCGCGCGCATGGCCTGCGCTATGGCCTGCCTGCCGCCCAGATCAACCAGCGCAACACGGGCTGCGACGTCCTCTTCAACGGCTCCCGCGCCGCACTAGAGCCTGCGGCGCATCTCTTCCCCGATCTGATCGTGATCCGCGTCACGGCCCCCTCGTCGGTACTGATGGACCGCCTGCTCGCCCGTGGCCGCGAAAGCCGCGACGATATCGCCGCCCGTCTGCAAAGACCCAGCTTCGACCTGCCCGCCAATCTGCACGTGATCGACGTGCTGAACGATGGCCCCGTGGAACAGGGCGCGGCGCGCTTCCTTGCCGCGCTTCAACCGGTCAAGGCGTGA
- a CDS encoding DUF1045 domain-containing protein, whose product MKRYAVYYAPPEGDFASRAAGWLGWDAVRGEMVSGPKPEGLPDGLGDITADPRKYGFHGTIRAPFRPADGLDRRAVEEAVAALAARLAPVTCDGLVLENLQGFLALTPAGCEAALLELGAAVVEGTDHLRAPLTEAEIARRRPERLSPRQRELLARWGYPYVMEEFRFHLTLTDRLAAEVAGPVAAALAAYFAPVLPRPFEIAELCLFGEDAAGRFHLLSRHALTG is encoded by the coding sequence ATGAAGCGATACGCCGTCTATTACGCGCCCCCTGAGGGCGATTTCGCCAGCCGTGCGGCGGGTTGGCTTGGCTGGGATGCGGTGCGGGGCGAGATGGTGTCTGGCCCCAAGCCGGAAGGTTTGCCAGATGGTCTTGGCGACATCACCGCCGATCCCCGGAAATACGGCTTTCACGGTACGATCCGCGCGCCATTCCGGCCTGCGGATGGGCTGGACCGACGGGCGGTAGAGGAGGCGGTGGCGGCGCTGGCGGCACGGCTGGCCCCCGTTACCTGCGATGGGTTGGTGCTGGAGAATCTGCAAGGTTTCCTTGCCCTGACGCCCGCAGGGTGCGAGGCGGCGCTGCTGGAACTGGGGGCGGCGGTGGTGGAGGGGACGGATCATCTGCGCGCGCCTCTGACCGAGGCCGAGATCGCGCGGCGCCGGCCTGAACGGCTTTCGCCCCGGCAGCGGGAATTGCTGGCGCGTTGGGGATATCCTTACGTGATGGAGGAGTTCCGGTTCCACCTGACGCTGACCGATCGGCTGGCGGCTGAGGTGGCGGGTCCGGTGGCGGCGGCCTTGGCCGCGTATTTCGCGCCTGTGCTGCCGCGTCCCTTCGAGATCGCAGAGCTGTGCCTGTTCGGCGAAGATGCGGCGGGACGGTTCCATCTGCTGTCGCGTCACGCCTTGACCGGTTGA
- a CDS encoding alpha-D-ribose 1-methylphosphonate 5-triphosphate diphosphatase produces the protein MTDETLLSNATLVLPDRVISGTIRLSDGIITDISEGQGIPKGAIDCGGDLVMPGLIELHTDNLERHIEPRPKVDWPHAAAILAHDAELASVGITTVFDALRVGSVVSNAKANYGEYARALADEILDLRAGHALRISHFLHLRAEVCSETLTEELAKFGPDDRIGIVSLMDHTPGQRQFRDLTQLRKYVCGKHGISEAEFEIHVATQKSLSARLGAEHEAAAVEAARRYGAVLASHDDTDPGHVARSATHGAHFAEFPTTVEAAQACRTHGIAIMMGAPNLIRGGSHSGNVAAQALAEDGLLDILSSDYVPSSLLTGALQLGDLWGDMARGVATVTAAPADAAGLPDRGRLAIGARADVIRVTRIGPAAALRGVWVRGNRVS, from the coding sequence ATGACCGACGAAACGCTGCTTTCCAATGCCACGCTTGTCCTGCCCGATAGGGTGATTTCCGGCACGATCCGCCTGTCGGATGGCATCATCACCGATATCAGCGAAGGCCAAGGCATCCCGAAAGGCGCGATCGACTGCGGCGGCGATCTGGTGATGCCGGGCCTTATCGAACTGCATACCGACAACCTAGAACGCCATATCGAACCTCGCCCCAAGGTCGATTGGCCCCATGCCGCCGCGATCCTTGCGCATGATGCCGAACTTGCCTCCGTCGGCATCACCACCGTCTTCGATGCGCTGCGCGTCGGTTCCGTGGTATCGAACGCCAAGGCCAATTACGGCGAATATGCCCGTGCCTTGGCCGATGAAATCCTCGACCTTCGCGCAGGCCACGCCTTGCGCATCAGCCATTTCTTGCATCTGCGGGCCGAAGTCTGCTCCGAAACCTTGACCGAGGAATTGGCCAAGTTCGGCCCCGATGACCGGATCGGCATCGTCAGCCTGATGGACCATACTCCCGGCCAGCGCCAATTCCGCGACCTGACGCAATTGCGCAAATATGTCTGCGGCAAGCATGGCATTTCCGAAGCCGAATTCGAAATCCACGTCGCCACCCAGAAATCCCTCTCCGCCCGCCTTGGTGCCGAACACGAAGCCGCCGCAGTAGAGGCCGCCCGTCGCTATGGCGCCGTGCTGGCCAGCCATGACGATACCGATCCTGGCCATGTTGCCCGCTCGGCCACCCATGGCGCACATTTCGCCGAGTTCCCTACCACGGTTGAGGCAGCGCAAGCCTGCCGCACCCACGGCATCGCCATCATGATGGGTGCACCCAACCTGATCCGCGGCGGCAGCCATTCCGGCAATGTCGCGGCGCAGGCCTTGGCCGAAGACGGGCTTCTCGACATCCTATCGTCGGATTACGTGCCCTCGTCGCTGCTGACAGGGGCGCTGCAACTGGGCGATCTCTGGGGTGATATGGCGCGCGGCGTGGCCACCGTGACCGCCGCCCCCGCCGATGCGGCCGGCCTGCCAGACCGGGGCCGCCTTGCCATCGGCGCGCGGGCCGATGTGATCCGCGTCACCCGCATCGGCCCCGCCGCCGCCCTGCGCGGCGTCTGGGTCCGGGGCAACCGCGTGTCCTAG
- a CDS encoding anti-sigma factor family protein: protein MTTVMDKEELAAFVDGELSPDEAAAVVLHLAEHSGDQAHVDDLFAMNAALADAFGAPVSERVPDAILATIDGAVARAAILPFQLRPVGVVAGLAMAAALSAAVFLLRHDDGPTLALGPVVGGSALAEALDLMPSGVATVLPDGREMRVQASFVVRGGHCREVEVIDDRLGQIELALVCLETAARGDAAGWQVEVVLQEVLDPGVAADEVMTGGAADVGLGPFLRARGAGGALTPEEEASAIATIWGR, encoded by the coding sequence ATGACGACGGTGATGGACAAGGAAGAACTGGCCGCCTTTGTGGATGGCGAGTTGTCGCCGGACGAGGCCGCGGCTGTTGTGCTCCATCTGGCGGAACATTCCGGTGATCAGGCCCATGTGGATGATCTTTTCGCGATGAATGCCGCGCTGGCCGATGCCTTTGGTGCCCCCGTGAGCGAGCGGGTGCCAGATGCCATTCTGGCGACGATCGACGGTGCGGTGGCGCGGGCGGCGATCCTGCCCTTTCAGTTGCGTCCAGTGGGGGTGGTGGCGGGGCTTGCCATGGCGGCGGCGCTTTCGGCGGCGGTTTTTCTGTTGCGGCATGATGACGGGCCAACGCTGGCCCTTGGCCCGGTGGTGGGTGGATCGGCTTTGGCCGAGGCGCTGGACCTGATGCCGTCGGGTGTGGCCACGGTTCTGCCGGATGGGCGCGAGATGAGGGTGCAGGCCAGTTTCGTGGTCAGGGGCGGCCATTGCCGCGAGGTAGAGGTCATCGATGATCGGCTAGGGCAGATCGAGCTTGCGCTGGTCTGTCTGGAAACGGCGGCGCGGGGCGATGCGGCCGGCTGGCAGGTGGAGGTGGTGCTTCAGGAAGTGCTTGATCCGGGGGTGGCGGCGGATGAGGTGATGACCGGAGGCGCGGCAGATGTGGGGCTTGGCCCCTTCCTGCGCGCGCGGGGCGCGGGGGGCGCGCTGACGCCCGAGGAAGAAGCGTCAGCCATTGCCACGATTTGGGGTCGGTGA
- a CDS encoding RNA polymerase sigma factor — MTERFRRELVALVPKLRRFAYALTGNRQDGDDLVQAACERALRNLVHYRAGTRMDSWMYRIIQRLWAEDHRRARRFDDADPVGLGDEERDASLPEDRMRQARTRAAIADLPDVQRAVVALVVIEGLSYREAADVLDLPVGAVMSRLSHAREVLLPRLCLLSGRRP, encoded by the coding sequence ATGACCGAACGTTTCCGCCGCGAGCTTGTGGCACTGGTGCCAAAGCTGCGCCGGTTTGCCTATGCTTTGACAGGCAATCGGCAGGACGGCGATGACCTTGTGCAGGCGGCCTGCGAAAGGGCGTTGCGCAATTTGGTGCATTATCGCGCGGGAACCCGGATGGACAGCTGGATGTATCGGATCATCCAGCGGCTTTGGGCCGAAGATCACCGTCGCGCGCGGCGGTTCGATGATGCGGACCCGGTGGGTCTGGGCGATGAAGAGCGGGATGCAAGCCTGCCGGAGGATCGGATGCGTCAGGCCCGCACGCGGGCGGCAATAGCCGATCTGCCCGACGTGCAGCGCGCGGTGGTGGCGCTGGTGGTGATCGAGGGCCTCAGCTATCGCGAGGCGGCAGATGTGCTTGATTTGCCGGTTGGCGCGGTGATGAGCCGTCTGTCGCATGCGCGCGAGGTGCTTTTGCCGCGTCTGTGCCTTTTGTCGGGCAGGCGTCCATGA
- a CDS encoding ornithine cyclodeaminase family protein, protein MTLNFVPFEAERVLTWQGLLQAFEAGHRLPKPDIKDLFVYRGGDTVLDRATWIDGLGALVKVATVVPGNAARGKPTVNGAVTLFDDVTGELTGLVDFHLVTKWKTAGDSLLAASRLARKDARRFLLVGAGKVAQSMVEAYSALFPQAEFTVWSRTRASAEAMGLPVADDLEAAVKAADVICTATMATAPLIKGEWLQPGQHLDLIGAYKPGMREVDDAAMARARVFVDARATTLHHIGELIDPLKSGAITEADVLADYYDPPAAYVRQSAQDITIAKNGGGAHLDLMTAVYIQKAWAAA, encoded by the coding sequence GTGACACTGAATTTCGTGCCGTTTGAGGCGGAGCGGGTGCTGACATGGCAAGGGCTGCTTCAGGCCTTTGAAGCGGGGCATCGTTTGCCCAAGCCCGATATCAAGGACCTGTTCGTCTATCGCGGTGGGGACACGGTCCTTGATCGGGCGACATGGATCGATGGTTTGGGGGCATTGGTCAAGGTGGCGACGGTGGTGCCGGGGAATGCGGCGCGGGGCAAACCCACGGTGAATGGTGCGGTCACGTTGTTTGACGATGTGACGGGGGAATTGACGGGGCTGGTGGATTTCCACCTTGTCACCAAATGGAAGACGGCAGGCGATAGCCTGCTGGCGGCGAGCCGTCTGGCGCGGAAGGATGCGCGGCGGTTCCTGCTGGTGGGGGCGGGGAAGGTGGCGCAGTCGATGGTGGAAGCCTATTCGGCCCTTTTCCCGCAGGCGGAATTCACGGTCTGGAGCCGGACGCGCGCCAGTGCCGAGGCGATGGGCCTGCCTGTGGCGGATGATCTTGAGGCGGCGGTGAAAGCGGCGGATGTGATTTGCACAGCGACGATGGCGACCGCGCCCCTGATCAAGGGCGAATGGTTGCAGCCCGGCCAGCATCTGGATTTGATCGGGGCCTATAAGCCGGGAATGCGCGAAGTGGATGATGCGGCGATGGCGCGGGCGCGGGTTTTCGTCGATGCACGGGCCACGACGCTGCACCATATCGGCGAATTGATCGACCCTTTGAAATCCGGCGCGATCACCGAGGCCGATGTTTTGGCGGATTACTATGACCCCCCGGCCGCCTATGTCCGACAGTCTGCACAGGACATCACTATCGCCAAGAATGGGGGTGGCGCGCATCTTGACTTGATGACGGCTGTCTACATCCAGAAGGCTTGGGCCGCTGCTTAG